The Syngnathus acus chromosome 2, fSynAcu1.2, whole genome shotgun sequence genomic interval GATCAGAATATGTTGCAACACTTCCAATGATGTAATTTGAGGATCAACAGCAAAGGAGCGAAACTCCACAGGAAGTGCTCCATCACACTTCTAAAATTAAAGTACATCACAAATCCGTAACCAAATGATCACAGGCATGTACATATCCTGCAATACATTACCACAAAAGtacagtagttttttttaaacaacaacattaaGGTTTGTGGGGCTTTAAATTTACAGAGGGCACGTCATTTGGATAAACAAAAAGCAGGCAATGTGTTTTGTAAAGACTCCTTTACATTGTACAACTAACTGGTCTAGAATAATATTCGTCTTGACCgacaatattaatttatttcaaatagtgtttttattaaagAGATATATTATAAGTAGGTACTGACTGGAAAAACAAGTTCATAATATGCTGCGGTGATAGTGGCACAAAAAACAGGTTGTCACATATTTTGGAGTAATAATAATGGAAGAGTCTGGCTGGTGTTGTTTGAATGGTGTCcagaatgaaaaacatttacagaCGAATCGAAAACTGACTCATACGCCTTTATTCAATGACCACAATATTATTACTGCAGCAGTTTCTTCATTATTTTGACAAGAGACTCATGCACAGCTCGCGTGCACACGCTTGTTGTTGTGCATACTAGATGACGTCATCCTGGTCTGCTTTGACGTTTGAGCTAAAGTAGTTTAGATAATTCTTGCTGCACGGTAAGGTACATTGGACAGATGCTGTCGGGCACGTTAAGGTGGTAATATGGTCAAAATAACATGATCTCAAATCACTCTGGCGATTTCAACAACAATGGTGATCGTTAAAAATCACGAACAGTTGCGCCGGATGCGAGACACGACTTGTCTCTGACATGTAATTGAAATGATTGAGTACAGTTTACATGTAGTCCCACGATATGTgggaaatacaaaatgtatccccccaaaaaagaaaacatttttacagaGTGTCGAAAGATTTGTCCTAATTGCCCGACAtaccttgactttgactcgAACCACCCCTCTCTCCTCGTCGCTTGCCATATTTACAGTTCCGTTTTGGATCAAAGTGGCTCTTTGAAAAATGCTCCTTCCCCCATCTACAGCTATATAATGATCAATAACATGATCAGGTTAGCCGAGTGGCACCGCTGGTGGTCTTCTTcggttttcttttcataaaaGAGCTGCACAATGCAATACTGCCATCTGTTGgtcattttctatactgttGTAATTTTTCCAAACGCTTATCGAACTTTTTCGAAAATGAAGGGTTAGATTTAATCTATTTTCTAAATTACTTTGACGATACacaattttattcaaacatCAATTATTTACGTAAGCATTCTAATCCCCCAAACGTGTTTCAATAATTCGATGCAAAAACCATTCCGCAACTTTTGTCACGAGACCGAAAGTTTGATGCACGCTGGGAAATGCAGTCCTTTTGCTATTTGCTTTCATACTCATTCGTGCAAAAAGACTTCATCTCCAAGAAACCCATCTTgttctttcccccccccccccccttattagCTCCCTATTATCTTTACTTTTCAACTAAAGGAGGCGTTCACTTGTCAAAATTATCTTGATTTGCAGTCGCATGACGTTAATTTCAGTCCGTCTGGAGCATATTTGTTAAGGATGAATCATACGCCTCTTTTGAGTAGAATGGACTCAGTGAGAGACGAGCTTCCGCCTGCAAACAAGTAGCTATATGCTAGCCGACTGTGGCTTGTTCTACTGTTTGGCTACTATGGAAAAGCCACATTTCACACTTCACCCATTGACTGGTTGGTCTACAAACTGCACGTTTTAGATGCACTTCTTGAATCCTGCGCGTTGATTCAAACAACCGACATGGAGGAAGTTGACAAAATCTTGATCCTCGCCCTAAAACAAGTCGGCACGTAAGTATTTGCTGTCATTAGGGTGCCAATAACAGACTgatcgatggatggatggatagatataTACTCTTATTTATCCATAAGGTAAATTTACTGTCCCAGTAATTCCTACAATGAAAACCATACTAAGCAAAGCAGGCATatagttttaaaaaacaagaaaaatgtaaaacatcATGGCATCTATAcagattttcaaaaataaaataacacaagAATCAAATGTATAATAAGGTCTACAATAAGCAGGCGCTTGGTGACATGAGAATCTGATAGTaaataaatctgacatttactttgataattGCTAGCCATCCATCCAGACTCTGTCAGTATGTAATGGCCATCATATGATCAAACATGTGGGCGTATGACTGTCAGCTTgctgttgggaaaaaaaaaagacattccaATACATTTGTTCTGCTTCTTGTAGCGAGCTGAGTGAGGAGGTTTGTAGTGTCAAAGACTTCACCAGTGAGCTGATAGTTGAGGCGGTGGTGAGATGCATCCGGGTGATCGATCCCGGCTTGGGCAGCGCGCTGCCAACCTCCCTCCCGCCTGGAATGTCTGCTCGCTTCAGGGTGGGGATGAGCCTGGCACAAGCAtgtcaggtaaaaaaaaaatattgccttGTGGAGCACTTCTGTTTTAATTGCGCAAGATTAGTTGGAGCGAAACCCCCCAAATAACTGATATTGCTAAATAACTATGTCCGCTAAAGTTAGACAAGAGTACTAGTTGAAAAGTAGTTAGAATACCTAACCTAATAATGAAATGGCAAACTTGTTGCAGGACCTTGGTTATAAAGGCGAAATAGGTTATCAAACCTTCTTGTACAGCAGTGAGACAGAGATTCGCTCCCTGCTCATGTTCCTTGTGGAGAAACTGCCCAGAGAAAGTACTGAGGCCTCCGATCAACCGTCAGGTACAGGATCACTGCCATCGTTAAACCTTTGCAATACTAGCTTACAAGTATAAAAATAACCTAATCTATATAAGCCTCTTCAACCTTTGATGCATGAATGACTCATGTGGTGCAATAGGGAAGTCGAGAGACGGAGGAGCTTGCTGGCGACTCtcaatacaatttttttctatatatatttttaaaatggtctACTTTGACCTAAATTAGATTTTGTGTTGACCAACGTAGGCAGAGAGAAACTATTGTTCATGCTGGATGTGAGTTTCCTCACATAAGCATTAAGCACATACTAATTTCTTCCTTGTTGAGTCAATGTGTTGCTTTCGTCTAGTCTAGACAGTAACATAAGTCTGATTTTAAAGAGACAACGTGGTTGTGTTCTCAAGCAACTACAGTCaagtgttttgacattttgaggagtccaacaatttgttttgtcccCCCTTTACAGGCAAATCCACCATTCGTCAGAGAGCTATTGCTGCTGCTATTAAAGCCCAGCTGGTAGCACCATGGCTCCCTCCAAACTGCAGGCTACCACTGCATGGTGAAACACAAGTAACTCTTAAAAATTGTACTTTAATGTCAGGTTTGGAGTTGAAATATGGGCAGGTCATCCCGGGTCATCTCTTTTTTGAGACATACGTACCTTTAAGAATTCAGAGGCATATTCTATTGTCCCCTAACGTGTGCTTTTCGGTCCATAGAGTTTAGGTGCAATGCACAGCTTCCATGTGCAGCCTCTCAGTTTACCTTACTGTATCAAAGATCCAGGGAAGGCATCACTGAAAGGTAGGAACAAAATGTCACTCGTGATTGATGATCTATTTCTATAAAGTCGACATCAGGGGTCAACAATCTTTAAATACTCAGAGAGACATTTGGACCGTCTCCtatagaaaaatgaaaattcacCAGTTGACATAAAATGCTTTTCATATTAAAGTCAGCATAACAATactttttggttttgcttgtatgtatccAGACTGCTTCTAAAGGGTGGCATTTTGCCCCTAAAATTTGAGACTGCAAGTAATTTTATGATGTATTCGCGCGTGCGATCAGCAAATTTACAGATTTTGTTTGGTTAAATAACAAACTTCTGCCATCACTAATACAGTTAAAATAATGCATGAATATTTGCCTAACAAGTCTGTCTATATTTCTATGATGCTGACCTGTGCtcttatttgatatttttagttCACCATCTATTGCAATTGAACTGAAGTGTGTGCCATGATTTCAGAGATGAAAGACTACCAGCGAGattttcttcctcctgtgaCTGCTCAGCTCACTCGTAATGCCACTGTGGCAGCGTCCTTACTGGAGCAGCACACAGTTGAGCTTAGTGCATCTCAGGAATGGGACAATGAGTGGAACAGTCAGGGACTCCTGTCTCGCCTCACTCCACAggtaaacatttgttttccttgctccTGCAATTCCTGCAATCAAGTAGTTGCACAGTTAAGATGTTGTAGGCACTTCAAAATGGGCAGATTGGAAACTAAACATCCTTAATTGGGTTTATGGAAAGCATTTTCTCACAGgtatgaacatgaaaaaaaatgtccacgataaacataataaatagGCGGCTAACATTCCACTGTCAAAAGACTATGCCTGCGCCACTAATCTAAACAACAGAAAAGTAtgtgtgacatcacagtgaAAAGGTTGTTTATATAAACATTTCTGTACACTCTCAAGAGTGGTCGTAAATGCTTAACAATTGTCTTCTTTCACACAGGACTACAGGGCCCGAAAACTGACGCGGCTGCGAAAACGTATTGAGGAGCAGTTGCGCTCTGCTGCCCTTCCCCCTGCGGAAAGTGCCTTTGGCGCTCTTGGCGCTACCTCGGATTTGTCTGAAATACTACAATCCTTCAGGGGGTCCGCTTCTTCTGACCACAACCTGACCAAGGGCTCTCACTTCACCCACTCCCAGAAGTTCACTTTTACACACGTGCGTAGGCCTGGTGTTGCAGATTGctaaatcaaaacaacaaatagtgTGTAATTATTCAGTCCTGTCTGCCTTTGTTTGCATGCATTTGATCAGGAGATAGACGCAGCACCATCCCCTGTGCGGCAGACAAATGATAACCATTGCAGTCAGCAGGAGGAGCTAGCGTCTTTGCAGCAACAATTTCAGCAGCTGTGCAGTGACGTCGACCAACTAACTACGGAACTGAAGCACCTGAGTGTCACTCATGCTCAGGTAGCACCGACCGGTTCAGTCTCTGACCCGCAATGAATTTTTTGTTAATCTTGTAACGACATCATCCACCCTGTAATGACAGTAAACACATGCCTCGAAACATTACGatagttgttttctttgtctgtCAGAGCATCATCGAATTTGCCATATGAGTAGTGatgagaaaatgaagcttcagaTTTGCTTTATGAACcagttatatatttttattcctctAATTGGCACTCTGTGCAATATTTGACTGAAAGCACACAGACCTTTCTTGAAACccacagtgccatctagaggagtgataaaatataacaattggttcatgaagcaaatttgaagcttcattttcctatCACTATAAACTCTTTTACCACATATCCAATGCCCATCTTTGTAGGCACTTGATGAGCTCAAACAACGGGAGCGGCAGAACAATGAGCTGGAGGAAAAGATccagctgaaaaagaaaaccattGATCTTTTACCGGACGCTGATAACAACATAGGGAAGCTTCAGGTAAGCGAGATGAGTCCAAATGGATCTCTTTAAATGTGGCGAGGTCTTCAAGTTCATCTCAGCCTTCTCCTGCAGGCTCAGGTGGAGGCCAGTGCCCAGCGGGTGGTGAACCTGGCCTCTCAGTGGGAGAAACACCGTGCACCGCTTATTGAGGAACACCGCAGGCTTAAAGCGATCTGCAGTAATCAGGATGTAAGCATGCACAGAAAAATCATTccatttcaaattattttacgTACAGTCGTTAAttccatgcatttttattcagATGGAATCATCCAAAAAGCTGTCTGAAATCAAGATTCTACATGACAAAATCCGTTTATCAACAGAGGAGgccaagaagaaggaggaaaTATACAAACAGCTGGTATAAGAGATGTtataatatacagtaaaacAACTCAAGTCCATTTGCATTACAGAGTAtatatgctttttttccttagGATTCTGCCATTTCTCGTTCTAGGTAACGGAGTTAGAAAGTCTTCCCAATGATGTGTC includes:
- the ccdc22 gene encoding coiled-coil domain-containing protein 22 encodes the protein MEEVDKILILALKQVGTELSEEVCSVKDFTSELIVEAVVRCIRVIDPGLGSALPTSLPPGMSARFRVGMSLAQACQDLGYKGEIGYQTFLYSSETEIRSLLMFLVEKLPRESTEASDQPSGKSTIRQRAIAAAIKAQLVAPWLPPNCRLPLHGETQSLGAMHSFHVQPLSLPYCIKDPGKASLKEMKDYQRDFLPPVTAQLTRNATVAASLLEQHTVELSASQEWDNEWNSQGLLSRLTPQDYRARKLTRLRKRIEEQLRSAALPPAESAFGALGATSDLSEILQSFRGSASSDHNLTKGSHFTHSQKFTFTHEIDAAPSPVRQTNDNHCSQQEELASLQQQFQQLCSDVDQLTTELKHLSVTHAQALDELKQRERQNNELEEKIQLKKKTIDLLPDADNNIGKLQAQVEASAQRVVNLASQWEKHRAPLIEEHRRLKAICSNQDMESSKKLSEIKILHDKIRLSTEEAKKKEEIYKQLVTELESLPNDVSRAAYTQRILEIVSNIKKQKEEITKILSDTKELQKEINSLTGKLDRTFAVTDELVFKDAKKDESVRKSYKYLAALHENCNQLIQTIEDTGTILREIRDLEEQIDTENTNKLVANLEKILEDYKAIRQENSALAAKVRDG